One Capsicum annuum cultivar UCD-10X-F1 chromosome 2, UCD10Xv1.1, whole genome shotgun sequence genomic window carries:
- the LOC107861279 gene encoding acyltransferase Pun1 encodes MAVAPSQLVSSITEKLIVKPSFPTPSPLKYHKLSFIDQSLSHLYIPLVFFYSKQQQEVNNNIASIHDLDQVANKLQNSLATTLSAYYPYAGSMRDSATIECNNGGIEFMNVQIKCPMSEMLNNPHDYAEGNIFMKDLPWKNSFNGSLLVAQLSRFDCGGIAISACLSHKVGDGASVASFFYDWAKVTRYPNQIPRPQFIGDTFFPTPNGPLIAPLIDSKLEKCVHKKFHFSASKLQDLRAKIAAEAGVKNPTRAEVVSALLFKSAAKAASKINNTSFRPSKLENYVDIRPMTTPPLSRNFIGNLLTVTSTSASHDEEMELPRLVREFRKEFELLFKKDPVQHNLLVLKLLETMESPYAMDEFDTYYCSNMCKFSGYSIDFGWGKPERVCAPMGPFKNFFILSADQSMDGVEAMVTLEEQHMLAFECDEELLEIASPISSF; translated from the coding sequence ATGGCTGTAGCTCCATCACAACTTGTTTCATCAATTACTGAAAAACTCATTGTCAAGCCATCTTTTCCCACcccttctccacttaaatacCACAAGCTCTCGTTCATCGACCAATCGCTAAGTCACTTGTACATTCCTCTAGTTTTTTTCTACTCTAAGCAACAACAAGAGGTGAATAACAACATTGCAAGTATCCATGATCTTGATCAAGTAGCTAACAAGCTACAAAACTCATTAGCAACAACTTTATCAGCTTACTATCCCTATGCTGGAAGCATGAGAGACAGTGCCACGATTGAATGCAATAATGGGGGAATCGAGTTTATGAACGTTCAAATAAAGTGTCCCATGTCTGAAATGCTGAACAACCCTCATGACTATGCAGAAGGCAATATATTCATGAAAGACTTACCTTGGAAGAATTCGTTCAATGGAAGCCTACTCGTGGCTCAGTTAAGCCGATTTGATTGTGGAGGAATAGCAATCAGCGCGTGTCTGTCGCACAAAGTTGGTGATGGTGCCTCTGTGGCAAGTTTTTTCTATGATTGGGCTAAAGTAACTCGATATCCAAATCAAATCCCTCGTCCCCAGTTCATTGGTGATACATTTTTCCCAACCCCAAATGGACCTTTGATTGCACCATTGATTGATTCCAAGCTGGAAAAATGTGTTCACAAAAAGTTCCATTTCTCTGCCTCCAAATTACAGGACCTTAGAGCGAAAATAGCAGCTGAAGCAGGCGTCAAAAATCCAACACGCGCAGAAGTTGTGAGTGCACTTCTATTCAAATCTGCTGCAAAGGCTGCATCAAAAATCAATAACACTTCGTTCAGGCCATCTAAATTGGAGAATTATGTTGATATACGCCCAATGACAACTCCCCCTTTATCGCGAAATTTTATAGGAAATCTCCTCACCGTGACTTCCACATCAGCAAGTCACGATGAGGAGATGGAGCTGCCAAGATTGGTTCGCGAATTCAGGAAGGAATTCGAGCTGCTTTTCAAGAAAGATCCTGTTCAGCATAATTTATTGGTGTTGAAACTACTTGAAACAATGGAATCACCATACGCGATGGATGAATTCGACACTTACTACTGCAGCAACATGTGCAAGTTTTCTGGTTATAGCATAGATTTTGGATGGGGGAAACCAGAAAGAGTGTGTGCACCAATGGGTCCATTCAAGAATTTCTTTATATTGAGTGCTGATCAAAGTATGGATGGTGTTGAAGCTATGGTAACTTTAGAAGAACAACACATGTTGGCATTTGAATGTGATGAAGAGCTATTGGAGATTGCT